One genomic segment of Streptomyces sp. RerS4 includes these proteins:
- a CDS encoding FGGY family carbohydrate kinase: MTGPVLAVDQGTSGTKALVLCPVRGVIGSASAAVRPRYLPGGRVEVDPAELLRSVVDAGRAALAAAGEPVVAVGLANQGETVLAWDPADGEPLTDAIVWQDRRAEPLCTELGAYAASLREWTGLPLDPYFAAPKMAWIRRNLTRRGVVTTSDVWLVHRLTGAFVTDAATAGRTQLLDLDTVGWSDRALDVFDLTGERLPEIVDADTHVGTTTAFGPPLPLTGLLVDQQAALLAQHVTEPGTAKCTYGTGAFLLAQTGPLPRRSATGLVGCVAWRLAGRTSYCLDGQVYTAASAVRWLTELGVISGAEDIDVVGGGAPDAGGVTFVPALAGLAAPWWRGDVRGSVTGLGLDTTAGHLVRALCDGIAAQVAELADAVAADLGTPLAALRVDGGLTRSALLMQAQADLLGIPVEVSALPDATALGVGAVARLGLDASLTVPEALPAWKPSAVYEPRADAGQVAERRARFRTAVSALLGDGAA; this comes from the coding sequence ATGACGGGTCCGGTGCTCGCGGTCGACCAGGGCACGTCGGGGACCAAGGCCCTCGTCCTGTGTCCGGTCCGTGGGGTGATCGGCTCCGCTTCCGCTGCCGTACGACCCCGGTACCTGCCGGGCGGCCGGGTCGAGGTCGACCCGGCGGAGCTCCTGCGCTCGGTGGTCGACGCCGGGCGGGCGGCGCTGGCGGCGGCCGGTGAACCCGTGGTGGCGGTGGGCCTGGCCAACCAGGGCGAGACCGTCCTCGCCTGGGACCCGGCCGACGGTGAGCCGCTGACCGACGCGATCGTCTGGCAGGACCGGCGGGCCGAGCCGCTCTGCACCGAACTGGGCGCGTACGCCGCGTCCTTGCGCGAGTGGACCGGGCTGCCGCTGGACCCCTATTTCGCCGCGCCCAAGATGGCCTGGATACGCCGCAACCTGACGCGCCGCGGCGTGGTGACCACCAGCGACGTGTGGCTCGTGCACCGGCTCACCGGCGCCTTCGTCACCGACGCGGCCACCGCCGGCCGCACGCAGCTCCTCGATCTCGACACCGTGGGCTGGTCGGACCGGGCGCTCGACGTCTTCGACCTCACGGGCGAGCGACTGCCGGAGATCGTCGACGCGGACACCCACGTCGGCACCACCACCGCCTTCGGGCCCCCACTTCCGCTGACGGGGCTGCTCGTCGACCAGCAGGCCGCGCTGCTCGCGCAGCACGTCACCGAGCCCGGCACCGCCAAGTGCACGTACGGCACGGGGGCGTTCCTGCTCGCGCAGACCGGCCCCCTCCCCCGCCGCAGCGCCACCGGGCTCGTGGGCTGCGTGGCCTGGCGGCTCGCCGGGCGCACCAGCTACTGCCTGGACGGGCAGGTGTACACGGCCGCCTCCGCCGTGCGCTGGCTCACCGAACTCGGCGTGATCTCCGGCGCCGAGGACATCGACGTCGTGGGAGGCGGCGCCCCGGACGCGGGCGGCGTGACCTTCGTCCCCGCGCTCGCCGGGCTCGCCGCCCCCTGGTGGCGGGGCGACGTACGGGGCTCCGTCACCGGCCTGGGCCTCGACACGACGGCCGGGCACCTGGTCCGCGCGCTGTGCGACGGCATCGCCGCCCAGGTGGCGGAGCTCGCGGACGCGGTCGCCGCCGATCTGGGCACGCCGCTCGCCGCCCTGCGGGTCGACGGCGGACTGACCCGCTCGGCGCTCCTCATGCAGGCCCAGGCCGACCTGTTGGGGATCCCGGTCGAGGTGTCGGCGCTGCCGGACGCGACCGCGCTCGGTGTCGGGGCGGTCGCCCGGCTCGGGCTCGACGCCTCGCTGACCGTTCCGGAGGCCCTGCCCGCGTGGAAGCCGTCCGCCGTCTACGAGCCGAGGGCCGACGCCGGTCAGGTGGCGGAGCGGCGCGCGCGGTTCCGTACGGCGGTCTCGGCCCTGCTGGGCGACGGAGCGGCGTGA
- a CDS encoding FAD-dependent oxidoreductase, with product MSVTTGGALPGGEYDVTVVGAGVVGSAIARELARLPLRIALVEASDDVGDGTSKANTAILHTGFDAAPGSLESRLVREGQRLLAAYAADSGIPVEPLGALLVAWDEEQRAALPGLADKAVRNGYHAARIIPAEEARAREPELGPGVLGALDVPGEAIICPWTTTLAYATQAVRAGVDLHLNCRVETVSSDTADGLHVLHTGRGALRTRHLVNAAGLYADAFDRLLGVADFTVTPRRGQLIVFDELARPLVRHVLLPVPGALGKGVLVTPTVYGNVMLGPTAEDLDDKTATGSTAEGLASLRERGRRILPALLDEEVTAVYAGLRAATERDDYAIRAHPALRYVTVGGIRSTGLSASMAIAAHVVELLAEGGLPAAGARELPPVRMPNLGEAFPRPYRDAELIAADPEYGRIVCHCEHVTRGEIRDALAATIPPASLEGLRRRTRARAGRCQGFHCGAAVRALFEGSGR from the coding sequence GTGAGCGTCACCACCGGCGGGGCCCTGCCGGGCGGGGAGTACGACGTGACGGTGGTCGGCGCGGGCGTGGTCGGCTCGGCGATCGCCCGCGAACTGGCCCGGCTCCCGCTGCGGATCGCGCTGGTCGAAGCCTCCGACGATGTCGGGGACGGCACCTCCAAGGCCAACACCGCGATCCTGCACACCGGTTTCGACGCGGCGCCCGGCTCCCTGGAGTCCCGGCTCGTGCGCGAGGGGCAGCGGCTGCTCGCCGCGTACGCCGCCGACAGCGGCATCCCGGTGGAGCCGCTCGGGGCGCTGCTGGTGGCCTGGGACGAGGAACAGCGCGCCGCGCTGCCGGGCCTCGCCGACAAGGCCGTCCGCAACGGGTACCACGCGGCCCGGATCATCCCGGCCGAGGAGGCGCGGGCCCGCGAACCGGAGCTCGGGCCGGGGGTGCTGGGGGCGCTCGACGTGCCGGGCGAGGCGATCATCTGCCCCTGGACGACGACGCTCGCGTACGCGACGCAGGCCGTGCGGGCCGGCGTCGACCTGCATCTCAACTGCCGTGTGGAGACCGTTAGTTCAGACACGGCGGATGGGTTACACGTGTTGCACACCGGCCGGGGGGCGCTGCGCACCCGGCACCTCGTCAACGCCGCGGGCCTGTACGCCGACGCGTTCGACCGCCTCCTCGGCGTCGCCGACTTCACCGTGACGCCCCGGCGCGGCCAGTTGATCGTCTTCGACGAACTCGCCCGCCCCCTGGTGCGGCACGTCCTGCTGCCGGTGCCGGGCGCGCTCGGCAAGGGGGTGCTGGTGACGCCGACGGTGTACGGGAACGTGATGCTCGGCCCGACCGCCGAGGACCTGGACGACAAGACGGCCACCGGCTCGACCGCCGAAGGGCTCGCGTCGCTGCGCGAGCGCGGCCGACGCATCCTGCCGGCGCTCCTGGACGAGGAGGTCACCGCCGTGTACGCCGGCCTGCGCGCCGCCACCGAGCGCGACGACTACGCGATCCGCGCCCACCCCGCCCTGCGGTACGTCACGGTGGGCGGGATCCGCTCGACGGGCCTGAGCGCCTCGATGGCGATCGCCGCCCACGTGGTGGAGTTGCTCGCCGAGGGCGGTCTGCCGGCGGCGGGCGCACGCGAGCTGCCGCCGGTGCGCATGCCGAACCTGGGCGAGGCCTTCCCGAGGCCCTACCGCGACGCCGAACTGATCGCGGCGGACCCAGAGTACGGCAGGATCGTCTGCCACTGCGAACACGTGACACGTGGCGAGATCCGCGACGCCCTCGCGGCGACGATCCCGCCCGCTTCCCTGGAAGGGCTGCGTCGGCGCACCCGCGCGCGGGCCGGCCGGTGCCAGGGCTTCCACTGCGGGGCAGCCGTCCGCGCGCTGTTCGAGGGGTCCGGCCGGTGA
- a CDS encoding FAD-dependent oxidoreductase, which yields MNRTVDVLIVGAGPAGLALAARLARAGAGRVEVLERDEDAGGMPRHCHRGGFGRLPYPWLQGPAYARRATQEAVRAGAAIRTGVSATGWADPLTLETTGPAGLERITARAVVLATGARERPRSARLVPGSRPAGVLTTGELQQSVHRFGRPVGRRAVVVGADPVARHAVRTLRRSGTDVVAMVTELPRATALPGVPLLTGTTVAELRGRGRLSGVAVRRVDGRSGVLACDTVVFTGDWIPDHELARRGGIAVDPGSRGPSVDADFRTSAAGVFAVGNALHGIERAATAAYEGACAGAPVLAHLSGAPWPDPGPPLLVRAPLVWVVPNRVTGLVERPLLLRSGEPLTAPVVIAEQDGRPLWRRRFPGTVSPSRSLRLPPGWTTRVDPKGGPVALRVG from the coding sequence GTGAACCGTACGGTCGACGTCCTGATCGTCGGCGCCGGCCCCGCCGGGCTGGCCCTGGCCGCCCGCCTCGCACGGGCCGGCGCCGGCCGGGTCGAAGTCCTGGAGCGCGACGAGGACGCGGGCGGGATGCCCCGCCACTGCCACCGCGGCGGCTTCGGGCGGCTGCCGTATCCCTGGCTCCAGGGGCCCGCGTACGCCCGTCGGGCGACGCAGGAGGCGGTGCGCGCCGGGGCCGCGATCCGTACCGGGGTCAGCGCCACCGGCTGGGCCGACCCGCTGACCCTGGAGACCACCGGCCCGGCGGGCCTGGAACGGATCACCGCCCGCGCCGTCGTCCTCGCGACGGGCGCCCGGGAGCGGCCCCGCAGCGCCCGGCTGGTGCCGGGGTCCCGTCCGGCGGGGGTGCTGACGACCGGGGAGTTGCAGCAGTCGGTGCACCGGTTCGGCCGACCCGTCGGCCGGCGGGCCGTGGTGGTGGGCGCCGATCCGGTGGCCCGGCACGCGGTGCGCACGCTGCGCCGCTCGGGTACGGACGTGGTGGCGATGGTGACGGAGCTCCCGCGCGCCACCGCCCTGCCGGGGGTTCCGCTGCTCACGGGGACGACGGTGGCGGAGCTGCGCGGTCGCGGCAGGCTGTCGGGCGTGGCCGTCCGCCGCGTGGACGGCCGGTCGGGCGTCCTCGCCTGCGACACGGTGGTCTTCACCGGTGACTGGATCCCCGACCACGAACTGGCCCGCCGCGGCGGCATCGCCGTGGATCCGGGCAGCCGCGGCCCCTCCGTCGACGCTGATTTCCGTACGTCGGCGGCGGGGGTTTTCGCCGTGGGCAACGCCCTGCACGGCATCGAACGGGCGGCCACCGCCGCCTACGAGGGCGCGTGCGCCGGGGCCCCGGTACTGGCGCACCTGTCGGGTGCCCCCTGGCCGGATCCCGGGCCGCCGCTGCTCGTGCGGGCCCCGTTGGTGTGGGTGGTGCCGAACCGGGTCACGGGCCTCGTGGAGCGGCCGTTGCTGCTGCGGTCCGGGGAGCCGTTGACCGCCCCGGTGGTGATCGCCGAGCAGGACGGTCGGCCGCTGTGGCGCCGGCGCTTCCCGGGCACGGTGTCCCCGTCCCGGTCGCTGCGGCTGCCGCCGGGCTGGACGACGCGGGTCGACCCGAAGGGCGGCCCGGTCGCCTTGCGCGTCGGCTGA
- a CDS encoding amidase domain-containing protein yields the protein MIPKRFRPAAIAALTVALTSGSWFAYSANAGSGPKAADRATTDAFARIADDVLSQRTEALVEDQPGRRGATPAATKARMSAKFKQDEDTALSSLRSRRTRLAELGEAYTGADTRVAVDKATVAGGKATVQVTEDTTLTYKKLTGDEPATTDFRTRYELKLSSKKGGGWELTSITSQENGPVAVNEPVAAKVNVVKDDGNQYPDGTPAATKYPATPKPKAKTGGAYDYTAMAKYAEKYWSNYNPAYRKFNGAGGDCTNFISQALKAGGWKPVPGTSSDYRNWWYDGTRQSVSWIGANEWAWFTLSNQRAANLANVYQMDVGDIMQVDFNKDGSKDHSMMVTYRSAKGMPYLTYHSTNTYRKSLASILASYPDARYFAYRT from the coding sequence GTGATACCGAAGAGGTTCAGGCCCGCCGCCATCGCGGCCCTGACCGTGGCCCTGACGTCCGGCAGCTGGTTCGCCTACTCCGCGAACGCCGGCTCCGGGCCCAAGGCGGCCGACCGGGCCACCACCGACGCCTTCGCCCGCATAGCCGACGACGTGCTCTCCCAGCGCACCGAGGCTCTCGTCGAGGACCAGCCGGGCCGCCGCGGCGCCACCCCGGCCGCCACGAAGGCCCGTATGTCGGCGAAGTTCAAGCAGGACGAGGACACCGCGCTCTCGTCGCTGCGCTCGCGCCGGACGCGACTGGCGGAACTCGGCGAGGCCTACACCGGCGCCGACACCCGCGTCGCCGTGGACAAGGCCACGGTCGCCGGCGGCAAGGCGACGGTCCAGGTCACCGAGGACACCACGCTCACGTACAAGAAGCTCACCGGGGACGAGCCGGCGACCACCGACTTCCGCACCCGCTACGAGCTGAAGCTCAGCAGCAAGAAGGGCGGTGGCTGGGAGCTGACCTCGATCACGTCGCAGGAGAACGGCCCCGTCGCCGTGAACGAGCCCGTCGCGGCCAAGGTGAACGTCGTCAAGGACGACGGCAACCAGTACCCCGACGGCACTCCCGCGGCCACCAAGTACCCGGCCACGCCGAAGCCCAAGGCGAAGACGGGCGGCGCCTACGACTACACCGCCATGGCGAAGTACGCCGAGAAGTACTGGAGCAACTACAACCCGGCGTACCGGAAGTTCAACGGCGCCGGCGGCGACTGCACCAACTTCATCAGCCAGGCGCTGAAGGCGGGCGGCTGGAAGCCCGTTCCCGGCACCTCCTCGGACTACCGCAACTGGTGGTACGACGGCACCCGGCAGAGCGTCTCGTGGATCGGCGCCAACGAGTGGGCCTGGTTCACGCTGTCGAACCAGCGGGCCGCCAACCTGGCCAACGTCTACCAGATGGACGTCGGCGACATCATGCAGGTGGACTTCAACAAGGACGGGTCCAAGGACCACTCCATGATGGTGACGTACCGCAGCGCCAAGGGCATGCCGTACCTCACCTACCACTCCACCAACACCTACCGGAAGTCGCTCGCGAGCATCCTCGCGTCCTACCCGGACGCGCGCTACTTCGCGTACCGCACCTGA